A part of Pararhizobium sp. A13 genomic DNA contains:
- a CDS encoding DnaJ family molecular chaperone has translation MSFWDRILSIVTATGNALAGVVEAIRTLFEGDPETRRKVAFSVAMIALSAKMAKADGIVTEAEVSAFRDIFKFPDDQAQNVARLYNLARQDVAGYEAYAEKMASLCASCEQNCPVLEDIIDGLFHIAKSDGALHEKEIGFLTRVAEIFHMEEERFQEIMARHVHASDANPYEVLGVSPKDDFSMIRKRYRVLVSENHPDMLVARGVPEELHAIANDRMAALNAAYEAIEKERRAA, from the coding sequence ATGTCATTCTGGGATCGCATCCTCAGCATCGTCACCGCGACGGGCAATGCGCTTGCCGGCGTGGTCGAGGCGATCAGGACGCTGTTTGAAGGCGACCCGGAGACCCGCCGCAAGGTGGCTTTCTCCGTCGCCATGATCGCGCTGTCCGCCAAGATGGCAAAAGCCGACGGCATCGTCACCGAGGCCGAGGTGTCCGCTTTCCGCGATATCTTCAAGTTTCCGGACGATCAGGCCCAGAACGTCGCGCGGCTCTACAATCTCGCCCGTCAGGACGTCGCCGGTTACGAGGCCTATGCCGAGAAGATGGCGTCGCTCTGCGCTTCTTGCGAGCAGAACTGCCCGGTGCTGGAAGATATCATCGACGGGCTCTTTCATATCGCCAAGTCAGATGGCGCCCTGCACGAAAAGGAGATCGGGTTCCTCACTCGTGTGGCGGAAATCTTCCACATGGAGGAGGAGCGGTTTCAGGAGATCATGGCCCGCCATGTTCACGCGTCCGATGCCAATCCCTACGAAGTGCTCGGTGTCTCGCCAAAGGACGACTTCTCGATGATCCGCAAGCGCTACCGCGTACTCGTATCGGAAAATCATCCCGATATGCTGGTCGCCCGCGGTGTCCCGGAAGAATTGCACGCGATCGCCAATGATCGCATGGCGGCACTAAACGCTGCTTATGAGGCGATCGAGAAAGAACGCCGCGCCGCATGA
- a CDS encoding N-acetylmuramoyl-L-alanine amidase translates to MTHFVCDYPAARAVPSPNHGERAGGQKPDMIVLHYTGMETARAALDWLCREESQVSSHYFVHEDGCVDQLVAEDRRAWHAGKSIWKGETDINSRSIGIEIANAGHPGGLPDFPSAQIEAVAELCRDCGRRWSVAPERVLAHSDVAPIRKVDPGEKFPWERLHSKGVGHWVPPAPIGGGRFFQRGDQGQPVEAVQTMLSLYGYGIEVTGIFCEKTEGALAAFQRHFRQSQVDGIADISTLDTLHRLLSTLPNFSR, encoded by the coding sequence ATGACGCACTTCGTCTGTGACTACCCGGCCGCGCGCGCCGTGCCATCGCCCAACCATGGCGAAAGGGCGGGCGGGCAGAAACCGGATATGATCGTTCTCCACTATACCGGCATGGAGACGGCGCGAGCCGCACTCGACTGGCTCTGTCGCGAGGAGAGCCAGGTTTCGAGCCATTATTTCGTCCATGAGGATGGCTGTGTAGATCAGCTCGTCGCCGAGGATCGTCGCGCGTGGCACGCGGGCAAGAGCATCTGGAAGGGCGAAACGGACATCAATTCCCGCTCGATCGGCATCGAGATCGCCAATGCCGGCCACCCTGGTGGATTGCCGGATTTTCCCTCGGCGCAGATCGAAGCGGTCGCCGAATTGTGTCGGGACTGTGGCAGGCGGTGGTCGGTTGCCCCAGAAAGGGTACTTGCGCACAGCGATGTGGCCCCTATTCGCAAGGTGGATCCGGGAGAAAAATTTCCTTGGGAACGGCTCCATTCGAAGGGCGTCGGGCACTGGGTTCCGCCAGCACCGATCGGTGGCGGACGATTTTTCCAAAGGGGCGATCAGGGCCAGCCCGTCGAAGCGGTCCAGACCATGCTGTCGCTCTATGGCTACGGAATTGAAGTGACAGGCATTTTTTGCGAGAAGACGGAGGGTGCGTTGGCCGCCTTCCAGCGCCATTTCCGCCAGTCCCAGGTCGACGGCATCGCCGATATTTCGACCCTCGATACGCTCCACAGGCTCTTGTCCACGCTGCCGAATTTCAGCCGCTGA
- a CDS encoding lytic transglycosylase domain-containing protein, with protein MRLSHLAATAACFCMLFSGVETSYAAGIDKTITSSIKPVTRTTGYPASGASVETSAYSGLIQTYAKQYGVPVDLAHAVVKVESNFNPKARGSAGEIGLMQIKPATARMMGYTGGKGGLFDPETNIKFGMKYLAMAHELSGGFTCGTILRYNAGHGATKMNPVSRRYCGKVQSIIN; from the coding sequence ATGAGACTATCGCATCTTGCTGCGACTGCGGCATGCTTCTGCATGCTCTTTTCCGGGGTTGAAACGTCGTATGCCGCGGGTATCGACAAGACCATCACTTCCTCCATCAAGCCAGTTACGAGAACCACGGGCTATCCGGCGTCGGGCGCCTCTGTCGAGACTTCAGCCTATAGCGGCCTGATCCAGACCTATGCGAAGCAGTATGGCGTTCCGGTCGATCTCGCCCATGCGGTCGTCAAGGTGGAAAGCAACTTCAATCCCAAGGCACGCGGCAGCGCCGGCGAAATCGGCCTGATGCAGATCAAACCGGCGACGGCGCGGATGATGGGTTATACCGGGGGCAAGGGCGGGCTGTTCGATCCCGAGACCAACATCAAGTTCGGTATGAAATATCTTGCCATGGCGCATGAACTGTCCGGCGGTTTCACCTGCGGCACGATCCTTCGCTACAATGCCGGCCACGGCGCCACGAAGATGAATCCGGTGTCGCGCCGCTATTGCGGCAAGGTCCAGAGCATCATCAACTAA